The window CTTGAGAAGATGGTTTAGCAGATCTCCCATCCGTCGTAAAAGATCCAGGTCTTCTGAACCAGGCAGACCATCTAAACGTCTGACAGATTTGGATAAGGCTCAATTACTTGAAATAGCCAAAGCTAATGCAGCTGCCATGTGTGCTAAAGCTGGTGTCCCTTTACTGCCAAACCTAAAGCCTGCACCTCCACATACTATAGAAGAGAAAGTTGCTAAAAAGTCAGGAGGAGCTACTATAGAAGAACTAACTGAGAAATGTAAACAGATCGCACAGAGTAAAGAAGATGATGATgtaatagtgaataaatctcatgtttcggatgaagaggaagaagaacctCCTTTTTATCATCATCCCTTTAAACTCAGTGAACCCAAACCCATTTTTTTCAATCTGAATATTGCTGCAGCAAAACCAACTCCACCAAAAAGCCAGGTAACATTAACAAAAGAATTCCCTGTATCATTTGGATctcaatattggaaaaaagaagcGGATAGTGTTTATGGAGAATGGGTTCCTGTAGAGAAAAATggtgaagaaaacaaagatgatgATAATGTTTTCAGCAGCAATTTGCCCTCAGAGCCTGTGGACATCTCTACAGCAATGAGTGAACAGGCACTTGCTCAGAAAAGACTCAGTGAGAATGCAATAACAATAAACTggaataaatgcatgaataaatctcTAGCATCTCTAGCTTAAGCATCTGAGTGAATGGTGATGGGGACACCTGAGGGAGTacatgtagttaaaaaaaaaagaggtcaggtgcgttggctcacacctgtaatcccagcactttgggaggccaaggtgggcagatcatcaggtcaggagatcgagaccatcctggccaacatggtgaaaccccatctctactaagaatacaaaaattagctgggtctggtggtgcatgcctgtaatcccagctactcgggaggctgaggcaggagaattgcttgaatccagaaggcagaggttgcaatgagaagagatagcaccactgcactccagcctgggtgacagcaagactctgtgttgAAAAAAAGATTGCTTCAATTTTGGATGTGTTAATCTGGAGGTACCATTAAATACATGAATGATAATGTTCAGTGAATGTTGGCTATTTTGGTCTAAGCTCTAGAGTAAGGAGAGAAATCTATTTAATGAAGGGAAAATCAAATGCTCTGAAAAACATCTGATCTCAAAATAATCCTACCACTGCACAGAGGTATCAAGTGTTAAGCTTTCAAATGTTGTTAGGATCATAAAGATGGGATGTCTCATTCTAAGATGAAGTACAAGTGAGATTAGATCTCTACCCTATCTGGCCATGCAATGTCTacgactttcttttttttttttttttttattccagagAAGTTAGTATTTGGGCCTTAagcttttgaaaataaagtttagaaACATAGCATATGAATACCAttgaatacacataaaatattctACTGGACCctaaaaattaacataaacttgAACTTTCTCATAGTCAACAGAATAGTGGCTGGTTGCCAATTTTATTAGATAAGTTGGTTACAGCATGTTGATTATCATTTTACATCTATCTAGGTATAGCTGAAATTCAAAATGCACATCAAAGTAAAACTATATCACAACTCAATGCCATACTTAATGTACTTGGCCTCTGCAATAGTAGAATTCTAGTCAGACTTCATTTTTTACTCCCTTCTTATGACCCAAGTGGCTTTAACAGGAATGCAGGACTTAGTGCTGATCATCACACAACATACCACTTTCTGTTTAGAACCTCTACAAAATTTTGAAGGGAGATGGTTGCATTAGCCCTGTGGAACAGATCTTGCTTGATCACCTCAATAACACTGGCCCAGTATCTGTCCAGCAGAACCCATTGTGAAATAATACAAGGTGCACAGCCCTTCACTGATTACAGGCAAGTGTTACAGTAGCCCAGCCATAAGGAAGAGGAGTTACATCATAGtacaaaatacagtataaaagcgTTATTTAACATTCCACACTGAAGATTACTCTGATGCCTTCAAACAATCGTTTGGATGTTAGCCACTTAAACAAATACATCACTAAGCTAAACAGTATAAACATACCAAAACCCTGTATGGTTAAATACAATTTCCATGGTACAAAAATCAAAGCCTGGAGATGTTTTTACAGATTGCTTTTTACACAATGTCTTAAATTGCCAAATATTTACAACATTAAAGAGGAAATACACTGTGATGCAGAGTAAAATTATCTGAAATGATTATTATAAAACCTCAATCTATACGTGAGGCACTCCTGAAGCAAGTGGCATTAGCCATGAGGTCCTTTGGTACAAGGCCCATTGCTTGAAGAACCACAGTAGCTGCTGTGGCTTTAGCATGCTTCTTATTAGGGCTGTGTTCTAACTTTTTATTAAATTCATTCTATTGTATGAATGCATCACTTTTATTTGTCCATTGTACTGTTTATGGCCATTTGAGTAGTATCAAGTTTTTGCATTATTACAATGATATTATGGATATTGTGAACATTTTGGTATATATAAGCATACACATACAGAAATTGAATGTTGGGTCACagggtagtatatatatatatatatgcatgtcaGCTTTAGTAGATGATGTCaaaaagttttccaaagtggttgaaccaatttacattcaTCCTAGTTCTCATTGCTCCTGTTAAATTTAGCCATTGCTATCAGAGTGTAGTAGTAGctcatgattttattttgtatgtctCTTACTATTAAATGAGGTTGACCATCTTTTTACAGCTTTTTggctttggattttctttttttgtaaagtgCTCAAGTCTTGTGGtgatttttctattgagttgtttgtcttttctttataaatctgcAGTTCTTTATGACTTGTAGTTTTAGATACAAACCCTTTGTTGGGTTTAtgtaatgtaaatattttctctcacccTGAGGCCCTGCTTTGCACTTTCTTCCTTGTGTCTTTGGATACATGGATacacagaagttcttaatttcaaTGTAGTCAAACTTAccaatcttttcttttatctttggtgttttgtttaagaaattttCTCTACTCTAACTTATAAAGATATAGTACtaagttatcttttaaaaacctgtttctcttttctcatttagTTTTATAGTTCGCTTGAGATTATTTTGTATTGCTTGCATATGTAATAATGAA of the Symphalangus syndactylus isolate Jambi chromosome 12, NHGRI_mSymSyn1-v2.1_pri, whole genome shotgun sequence genome contains:
- the LOC134734873 gene encoding protein SON-like, with the protein product MNKPQIHFLLKGEDVVDDSEVLFPVVSGCFYRGGTVPMNVNKRKAQEPCEGLQDRCEALVSRDRQGKGLHMGMERRKKVIGIARTPSRQSRSHTPSGQRRSRSVGRRRSFSISASRGSHTPSRRNRTPSRRSRTPSRWRRSRSVVGRRSFSISPVTLRQSRTPLRRWFSRSPIRRKRSRSSEPGRPSKRLTDLDKAQLLEIAKANAAAMCAKAGVPLLPNLKPAPPHTIEEKVAKKSGGATIEELTEKCKQIAQSKEDDDVIVNKSHVSDEEEEEPPFYHHPFKLSEPKPIFFNLNIAAAKPTPPKSQVTLTKEFPVSFGSQYWKKEADSVYGEWVPVEKNGEENKDDDNVFSSNLPSEPVDISTAMSEQALAQKRLSENAITINWNKCMNKSLASLA